Proteins encoded together in one uncultured Desulfosarcina sp. window:
- a CDS encoding UDP-glucuronic acid decarboxylase family protein, which produces MELSKRILVTGGSGFLGSHLCERLLEEGNEVLCVDNFYTGTKNNILHLLDNPFFESIRHDVTFPLYLEVDEIYNLACPASPIHYQHDPVQTTKTSVHGAINMLGLAKRIKAKIFQASTSEVYGDPEVHPQTEKYWGKVNPIGLRSCYDEGKRCAETLFFDYYRQHSIRIKVARIFNTYGPRMHPNDGRVVSNFIVQALRNKPITVYGSGKQTRSFCFVDDLIDAFVKFMQSDDHLIGPINLGNPAECSILYLAEKIIDIIGSKSMIEMKPLPSDDPKQRKPDITVAKKELNWEPNISLDDGLNKTIEYFDKMLFVSN; this is translated from the coding sequence ATGGAACTATCTAAAAGAATACTGGTTACAGGTGGTAGTGGATTTCTTGGCTCGCATTTGTGTGAAAGATTGCTAGAAGAAGGGAATGAAGTTCTTTGTGTCGATAATTTTTATACAGGAACTAAAAATAATATTCTCCACCTTTTAGACAATCCATTCTTCGAGTCCATTCGGCATGATGTTACATTCCCTCTCTATCTTGAGGTAGATGAGATATATAATCTAGCATGTCCGGCATCTCCAATTCATTACCAACACGATCCAGTACAAACAACGAAAACAAGTGTCCACGGCGCAATCAATATGCTTGGATTGGCAAAGAGAATCAAAGCTAAAATATTTCAGGCATCTACAAGCGAAGTGTATGGAGATCCAGAAGTTCATCCACAAACAGAAAAATATTGGGGGAAAGTTAACCCGATAGGGTTACGCTCTTGCTATGATGAAGGAAAGAGATGCGCTGAGACGCTTTTTTTTGACTATTATAGACAACATTCCATTAGAATAAAAGTAGCTCGTATTTTTAATACATATGGACCGCGAATGCATCCTAATGATGGCAGAGTTGTGTCAAATTTTATTGTTCAGGCACTCCGAAATAAACCAATTACAGTCTATGGTAGTGGAAAGCAAACTCGTTCATTCTGTTTTGTTGACGATTTAATTGATGCATTTGTAAAGTTTATGCAATCCGATGATCATCTAATTGGACCCATCAATCTCGGTAATCCAGCTGAATGCAGCATCCTTTACCTTGCAGAAAAGATAATAGATATAATTGGCTCGAAGTCTATGATTGAAATGAAACCACTCCCAAGCGATGATCCAAAACAAAGAAAACCGGATATCACTGTTGCTAAAAAAGAGTTAAACTGGGAGCCAAATATAAGCCTTGACGATGGCTTAAATAAAACGATAGAGTATTTTGATAAAATGTTGTTTGTTTCGAATTAA
- the waaC gene encoding lipopolysaccharide heptosyltransferase I, whose translation MNILIVKLSAIGDVIHTLPALNAIRQHYPDAHITWLVEEAAADLVIGHQALDRVIVSGRKRWIAQLKSSSRKQAIAEIRAFWRDLRDTHYDIIIDFQSLLKSGMLVRLARGTRRIGFDKGMQHQEYSYLFLNERVPPVDMEVHALTRGLMLLEAIGIHTREAVYHVPVSENDRRRVNDLLRDQGIDGSRKLVAINPVALWETKLWRNERFAELAGRLIRDDRVDVVFTGGPDDRRVVADIQDMMTEPATSLAGKTSLTQLAELYRQSEVLITTDTGPMHLAAAVGTPVVALFGPTAPWRTGPFGEGHRVIRTAPPCSPCFKRRCDEHQCRCMNEITVEMVREAVNGLLAEITELPINQ comes from the coding sequence GTGAACATTCTCATCGTAAAGCTCAGTGCCATAGGCGATGTGATCCACACGTTGCCCGCCCTCAATGCCATCCGGCAGCACTATCCCGACGCCCACATCACCTGGCTGGTGGAGGAGGCTGCCGCGGATCTGGTCATCGGGCACCAGGCCCTGGATCGGGTGATCGTATCGGGGCGCAAACGCTGGATCGCCCAACTGAAATCATCCAGCAGAAAACAGGCTATTGCAGAGATACGGGCTTTCTGGCGCGATCTGCGCGATACCCATTACGACATCATCATCGACTTCCAGTCCCTGCTGAAAAGCGGCATGCTGGTCCGGTTGGCCCGGGGAACGCGCAGGATCGGTTTCGATAAGGGGATGCAGCACCAGGAGTACAGCTACCTTTTTCTCAATGAACGGGTGCCACCGGTGGATATGGAGGTTCATGCTTTAACCCGCGGGCTGATGCTGCTGGAAGCCATCGGCATTCATACCCGTGAGGCAGTATATCATGTCCCCGTCTCCGAAAACGACCGACGCCGGGTGAACGATCTTCTGAGAGATCAGGGCATCGATGGCAGCCGAAAACTGGTGGCGATCAACCCCGTGGCCCTGTGGGAGACCAAACTCTGGCGCAACGAACGTTTCGCAGAACTGGCAGGCCGGCTGATTCGGGATGATCGGGTAGACGTCGTTTTCACCGGAGGGCCGGATGACCGGCGGGTGGTGGCAGACATCCAGGACATGATGACAGAACCAGCCACAAGCCTGGCCGGGAAAACCAGTTTAACGCAGCTGGCCGAATTGTACCGGCAATCGGAAGTCTTGATTACAACCGATACCGGGCCCATGCATCTGGCCGCCGCCGTGGGGACGCCCGTGGTGGCCCTGTTCGGTCCTACCGCCCCCTGGCGAACAGGGCCTTTCGGCGAGGGACACCGGGTAATTCGAACGGCGCCACCCTGCAGCCCCTGCTTCAAGCGCCGTTGCGATGAGCATCAATGCCGGTGTATGAATGAGATCACGGTTGAGATGGTGCGGGAGGCCGTGAACGGACTGCTGGCAGAAATTACAGAACTACCGATAAACCAGTGA
- the waaF gene encoding lipopolysaccharide heptosyltransferase II, protein MSRDSLKLRDVKRLLIRSTNWIGDAVMTTPAVRTIRHHFPDASISLLAKPWVTPVFAHSPHVDEIIVYEANGRHRGAMGPVRLARDLRRRGFDAAILLQNAIEAALIAFLAGIPMRIGFDTDARRLLLTHPVRCTKAIKAIHQTGYYLKILEGVGIQSLDQTLELSVGDTNRQRAKEVLAEQGVSPGRRVIGLNPSATYGPAKQWFPERYAALGDRLSRTLDASIVIFGGPSDRDLGRHIAGLMKSPAVDLSGRTSLGEAMALIERCDAFVTNDSGLMHVAAAVNTPLVAVFGSTNSTTTSPFSPTSRIVRVPIACSPCMKPVCPLGHMNCMRQVSVEMVAEAVEGML, encoded by the coding sequence TTGAGCAGAGATTCTCTTAAGCTGCGAGATGTCAAACGGTTGCTGATCCGATCCACCAACTGGATCGGCGATGCCGTGATGACGACGCCGGCCGTGCGGACCATCCGCCATCACTTCCCTGACGCCAGCATCAGCCTGCTGGCCAAGCCCTGGGTGACGCCGGTGTTTGCCCACAGCCCCCATGTGGATGAGATCATCGTTTACGAGGCCAATGGCCGGCACCGGGGGGCGATGGGCCCGGTTCGCCTGGCCAGAGACCTGCGGCGCCGTGGATTCGATGCGGCCATCCTGCTGCAGAATGCCATCGAAGCGGCCCTGATCGCCTTTTTGGCCGGCATCCCGATGCGCATCGGCTTCGACACCGATGCCCGCCGTTTGTTGCTGACGCATCCCGTGCGTTGCACGAAGGCCATCAAGGCCATTCACCAGACCGGCTACTATCTGAAAATCCTGGAGGGGGTTGGAATCCAGTCCCTGGACCAAACTCTCGAACTGAGTGTGGGGGATACGAACCGGCAGAGGGCCAAGGAAGTCCTCGCCGAGCAGGGTGTTTCGCCCGGACGTCGGGTCATCGGGCTCAACCCCAGCGCTACCTATGGCCCGGCCAAGCAATGGTTCCCCGAACGCTATGCCGCACTGGGCGACCGTCTGAGCCGGACACTGGATGCCTCCATAGTAATCTTTGGCGGGCCATCGGACAGGGACCTTGGACGGCACATTGCCGGCCTGATGAAATCCCCTGCAGTCGATTTGAGTGGAAGGACCTCTCTGGGCGAGGCCATGGCTCTGATCGAGCGATGCGATGCCTTCGTGACCAACGACTCGGGGCTCATGCACGTGGCGGCTGCCGTAAACACCCCCCTGGTGGCCGTTTTCGGATCGACCAACTCCACCACGACCAGTCCTTTCAGCCCTACCAGCCGCATCGTCAGAGTGCCCATCGCATGCAGCCCCTGCATGAAACCGGTCTGCCCCCTGGGGCATATGAACTGCATGCGGCAGGTATCGGTAGAGATGGTAGCCGAAGCGGTCGAGGGGATGCTGTGA
- a CDS encoding lysophospholipid acyltransferase family protein: MDFQSTLTRREMRLFRLIDRLLRLIGRIPRPVARFLGKALGEAAFWLGKRHRNITLKNLRFALEQELDAAQRHSLAKAVYRNLGQILFEVGWSLNADWETLCRHIAIEGVENYRSAYEKGKGVLAITAHVGNWELLPIVAKRAQIPINIVYRPLDFKPLDRFFERTRSRYGAKLIPSRRALLKIIKALRRGEAVAMLMDQNVDYYEGVWVDFFGHPACTSKAMAMIAMKTEAAVLPVFLYRPADGFRAVFGQILTPADSNGDQQKDIEARTAQYTKVIEEGIRAEPDQWFWVHQRWKTKTFSPWPRQEQSS, from the coding sequence ATGGACTTTCAAAGTACCTTAACCCGTAGAGAAATGCGTCTGTTCCGGTTGATCGATCGCCTTCTCCGGCTCATCGGACGGATTCCGCGCCCTGTAGCCAGGTTCCTTGGCAAGGCTTTGGGGGAGGCCGCATTCTGGCTGGGTAAGCGGCACCGGAATATCACCTTAAAAAACCTTCGGTTTGCGCTGGAACAGGAACTGGATGCAGCCCAGCGGCATTCGCTTGCCAAGGCCGTCTACCGCAACCTGGGACAGATTCTGTTTGAGGTTGGATGGTCCCTGAACGCCGATTGGGAAACGCTTTGCCGGCATATTGCCATAGAAGGTGTCGAGAACTACAGATCTGCCTACGAAAAGGGCAAGGGGGTGCTTGCGATTACCGCCCATGTAGGCAACTGGGAATTGCTTCCGATTGTAGCCAAACGGGCGCAGATTCCCATCAACATTGTCTACCGCCCCCTGGATTTCAAGCCGCTGGACCGCTTCTTTGAACGCACCCGATCCCGGTACGGCGCCAAGCTGATACCATCGCGGCGTGCCCTGCTGAAAATTATAAAGGCTCTGAGAAGAGGTGAAGCCGTCGCCATGCTGATGGACCAGAACGTGGACTATTACGAAGGGGTATGGGTCGACTTTTTCGGTCATCCGGCCTGCACGAGCAAGGCCATGGCGATGATTGCCATGAAAACGGAGGCCGCGGTGCTGCCGGTATTCCTCTATCGGCCGGCGGACGGTTTCCGGGCGGTTTTTGGACAGATCCTGACCCCGGCCGATTCTAACGGGGATCAGCAAAAAGACATCGAAGCCAGAACCGCCCAGTACACCAAGGTGATCGAGGAAGGTATCCGCGCCGAACCCGACCAGTGGTTCTGGGTCCATCAGCGCTGGAAAACCAAGACCTTCTCTCCCTGGCCCAGACAGGAGCAGTCCTCTTGA
- a CDS encoding phosphoribosylformylglycinamidine synthase subunit PurQ, with amino-acid sequence MSTQPKVLVLTGFGLNCDHETAYAFERAGAAARRAHINALIAGDVRLDDYQILAFGGGFSWGDDHGAGVIQALRLKTNIGDKLLDFVDAGKLVIGICNGFQTLVNLGLLPGIAGDYTRRSVALIANDCGNFRDQWVRVTINPDSPCVFTRGMETLDMPVRHGEGKFYAERETLQTLADNHQVTMQYALPDGRAADGAFPHNPNGSLVDIAGICDPSGRVFGLMPHPEAHNHVTNHPDWPRRNEKQKRNGKSATSDAGDGIRIFENAVAYLGN; translated from the coding sequence ATGAGCACGCAACCCAAGGTACTGGTGTTGACGGGATTCGGTCTGAACTGCGACCACGAAACGGCCTACGCATTCGAACGTGCCGGCGCCGCGGCCCGGCGGGCCCACATCAACGCCCTGATTGCCGGCGATGTGCGACTGGACGACTACCAGATTCTGGCCTTCGGCGGCGGCTTCAGCTGGGGTGACGACCATGGTGCCGGGGTGATCCAGGCCTTGCGGCTGAAGACCAATATCGGCGACAAACTGCTCGACTTCGTGGATGCCGGAAAGCTGGTCATCGGTATCTGCAACGGATTCCAGACCCTGGTCAACCTGGGCCTGCTGCCCGGCATCGCCGGCGATTACACCCGGCGGTCCGTGGCCCTGATCGCCAACGACTGCGGCAATTTCCGGGATCAATGGGTGCGGGTGACCATCAATCCCGATTCGCCCTGCGTTTTCACCCGGGGGATGGAAACCCTGGACATGCCGGTCCGGCATGGTGAAGGCAAGTTTTATGCGGAGCGGGAGACCTTGCAAACCCTGGCGGACAATCACCAGGTGACCATGCAGTACGCTCTGCCCGACGGCCGGGCGGCCGACGGTGCCTTTCCCCACAACCCCAACGGCTCTTTGGTGGACATCGCCGGTATCTGCGACCCCAGCGGTCGCGTTTTCGGCCTGATGCCTCACCCGGAGGCCCATAACCATGTTACCAATCACCCCGACTGGCCCCGGCGCAACGAAAAGCAGAAGCGCAACGGGAAATCTGCGACCAGCGATGCCGGAGACGGAATCCGGATTTTTGAAAATGCGGTAGCCTATCTGGGCAACTAA
- a CDS encoding AIR synthase-related protein, with protein MPHRIEVTLKEQLLDAEGQSLRQKAKDYFDIDLQQVRTVHIVTIDAGLTDEQVERIRVEIFTNPVTQVSSLAPLAVDFDWVLWVGFRPGVRDNPGATAVEAMEDLLQLKLKSGEAVYTSKRYCLKGSGVTRSDAEKIAGELLANDIIQQWAVYDKDQWNPADGIGFVIPKVKLDHRPEVTTLAIDSDETLARLSDERSLSLNPNDIPTIRAYFLKPEVQRQREEVSLSDPTDVELEYISQARSDHCNHNTFGGRFYYRDLASGKEEVIDSLFKTYIESPTLALKAEKDWVVSVLWDNAGVGRFDDGHNYVITGETHNSPSNMEAYGGAITGIVGIYRDPMGTGKGSKLIMGSYGYCMGPRDYDGDLKPRLHPRRLLDGVIEGVRDGGNKSGIPTPFGQVMFHPGYLGKCLVFVTALGIMPAEIQGEPSDQKTIFPGDLAIMCGGRVGKDGIHGVTASSATFSANTPAGHVQIGDPYTQKKMHDFLIEARDEGLIRFITDNGGGGLSSSIGESARFSNGCDIQLEKVPLKYDGLDQWEIWISESQERMTVAIDPVHLERFMELSRLHAVESTVIGTYTASGRIHITYNGVTCAYIDLDLLTSAFPQWEFAAEWQPPALRGLKEPVLGLPDNYAALILDMLKRPNICSKEWVCRQYDHEVQGTSVIKPLVGAGRDVPSDAAVIRPVLTSPKGLVFSQALIPMYSAIDAYHMTACTIDEAVRRAIAVGGDPDRFGGVDNFCWPNIQYDDRKNPDGKHKAAQLVRSCKALAEMCTTYGIPLLSGKDSMYVDGHLPGRYGETHKVSALETLQFSISGVLDDVCRCVTMDAKVPGDGVYVIGLTRNELGGSEYYELFGNIGLHVPQVEAGAFETRYRAVAKAIDQGLLASCHGIYRGGLAIHLALVAMGGELGLEVDLGKVPVQGIDREDTLLFSESAGRFIVTVAPENQDAFEALLAGQPTACVGRVTEAPKLTINGLDGSRLAALTVEEMKAAWKGPFGDLI; from the coding sequence ATGCCTCATCGAATCGAAGTCACATTAAAAGAGCAACTTTTGGACGCGGAGGGGCAGTCCCTTCGTCAGAAAGCCAAGGATTACTTCGACATCGATCTGCAGCAGGTGCGCACGGTTCACATCGTCACCATCGATGCGGGTCTGACGGACGAGCAGGTGGAGCGGATCCGTGTGGAGATTTTCACCAACCCGGTCACCCAGGTTTCTTCCCTTGCGCCCCTGGCCGTGGATTTCGATTGGGTCCTCTGGGTGGGGTTCCGGCCCGGTGTGCGGGACAACCCCGGGGCCACTGCCGTCGAAGCCATGGAAGATCTGCTGCAACTGAAGCTGAAATCCGGCGAGGCCGTCTACACCTCCAAACGCTACTGCCTGAAGGGAAGCGGGGTCACCCGCAGCGACGCCGAGAAGATCGCCGGTGAACTTCTGGCCAACGATATCATCCAGCAATGGGCGGTCTACGATAAGGACCAGTGGAATCCGGCCGACGGCATCGGGTTCGTCATTCCCAAGGTAAAGCTGGACCATCGACCCGAGGTGACCACCCTGGCCATCGACAGCGACGAAACGTTAGCCCGGCTCAGCGACGAGCGCAGCCTTTCCCTGAATCCCAACGACATCCCCACGATCCGCGCCTACTTTCTCAAACCCGAGGTACAGCGCCAGCGTGAAGAAGTCTCCTTGTCCGATCCCACGGATGTTGAACTGGAATACATTTCCCAGGCCCGCAGCGACCACTGCAACCACAATACCTTCGGCGGACGGTTTTATTACAGGGACCTGGCTTCCGGAAAAGAGGAAGTCATCGACAGCCTGTTCAAAACCTATATCGAAAGTCCCACCCTGGCCCTTAAGGCGGAGAAGGACTGGGTGGTTTCCGTGCTGTGGGACAACGCGGGGGTAGGGCGCTTCGACGACGGGCACAACTACGTGATCACCGGCGAGACCCACAACTCGCCCTCCAACATGGAGGCCTACGGCGGCGCCATTACCGGCATCGTGGGCATCTATCGGGACCCCATGGGCACGGGCAAGGGCAGCAAGCTCATCATGGGCAGCTACGGCTATTGCATGGGACCGCGGGATTACGACGGCGACCTCAAACCGCGCCTGCACCCCCGAAGACTGCTGGACGGTGTGATCGAAGGGGTGCGCGATGGCGGCAACAAGAGCGGCATCCCGACGCCCTTCGGGCAGGTGATGTTCCATCCGGGGTATCTGGGCAAGTGTCTGGTCTTCGTCACGGCCCTGGGCATCATGCCCGCCGAGATCCAGGGCGAACCGTCGGACCAGAAGACCATCTTTCCAGGCGACCTGGCCATCATGTGCGGCGGCCGGGTGGGCAAGGACGGCATCCACGGCGTGACCGCCTCCTCGGCCACCTTTTCCGCCAACACCCCGGCCGGCCACGTTCAGATCGGCGACCCATACACCCAGAAGAAGATGCACGATTTTCTGATCGAAGCCAGGGACGAAGGCCTGATCCGCTTTATCACCGACAACGGCGGCGGAGGGCTCTCCTCTTCCATCGGCGAGAGCGCCCGCTTCTCCAACGGCTGTGACATCCAGCTGGAAAAAGTGCCCTTGAAGTACGACGGCCTGGACCAGTGGGAAATCTGGATCTCCGAATCCCAGGAGCGCATGACCGTGGCCATCGACCCGGTTCATCTGGAGCGCTTCATGGAACTGTCCCGCCTGCACGCGGTGGAAAGCACCGTCATCGGCACCTATACGGCCAGCGGCAGGATCCACATCACCTACAACGGCGTCACCTGCGCCTACATCGACCTGGATCTGCTCACCTCGGCCTTTCCCCAGTGGGAGTTTGCGGCCGAATGGCAGCCGCCGGCCCTGCGCGGCCTGAAGGAGCCGGTGCTCGGCCTGCCCGATAACTATGCCGCCCTGATTCTCGACATGCTGAAACGGCCCAACATCTGCTCCAAGGAGTGGGTCTGCCGCCAGTACGACCACGAGGTCCAGGGCACCAGCGTCATCAAACCGCTGGTGGGCGCCGGCCGCGATGTGCCCAGCGATGCGGCGGTGATTCGGCCGGTGCTGACCTCCCCGAAGGGATTGGTTTTCTCCCAGGCCCTGATCCCCATGTACTCGGCCATCGATGCCTATCACATGACCGCCTGCACCATTGACGAGGCGGTGCGCCGGGCCATTGCTGTGGGCGGGGACCCGGATCGCTTCGGTGGCGTGGACAACTTCTGCTGGCCCAACATCCAGTACGACGACCGCAAGAACCCTGACGGCAAGCACAAGGCCGCCCAACTGGTGCGTTCGTGCAAGGCCCTTGCAGAGATGTGTACAACCTACGGAATCCCCCTGCTTTCCGGCAAGGACTCGATGTATGTGGACGGCCACCTGCCGGGACGCTACGGGGAAACCCATAAAGTTTCCGCCCTGGAGACGCTCCAGTTCTCCATTTCCGGTGTGCTGGACGATGTCTGTCGGTGCGTCACCATGGATGCCAAGGTTCCCGGAGATGGCGTCTACGTCATCGGGCTGACCCGCAATGAACTGGGCGGCTCCGAATACTACGAACTTTTCGGGAACATCGGGCTTCATGTACCCCAGGTGGAGGCCGGCGCATTTGAAACCCGCTATCGGGCCGTGGCCAAGGCCATCGACCAGGGGCTGCTGGCCTCCTGCCACGGCATTTACCGCGGCGGACTGGCCATCCATCTGGCCCTGGTGGCCATGGGCGGGGAACTGGGCCTGGAGGTGGACCTGGGCAAGGTGCCGGTCCAGGGCATCGATCGGGAGGACACACTGCTGTTTTCCGAAAGCGCCGGCCGGTTTATCGTTACCGTGGCGCCGGAGAATCAGGATGCTTTTGAAGCGCTTTTGGCCGGCCAGCCGACGGCCTGTGTGGGACGGGTGACCGAGGCGCCGAAACTGACCATCAATGGCCTCGACGGTTCGCGGCTGGCAGCCCTGACCGTCGAAGAGATGAAGGCGGCCTGGAAAGGGCCGTTCGGGGATTTGATATGA